A genomic segment from Saimiri boliviensis isolate mSaiBol1 chromosome 14, mSaiBol1.pri, whole genome shotgun sequence encodes:
- the LOC101047145 gene encoding uncharacterized protein LOC101047145 has protein sequence MQVLSLLCVSCSWRSSHCDLQGPLEFRDVAVEFSREEWHCLDAAQRNLYRDVVLENYRNLVFLGIVVSKPDLITCLQQGEKPLTVKRHEMIATPPVTYFHFAQDLWPEWSIKDSFQEMILRRYEKCGHHNLQLNTSCECVGECHVDKAGYNGLNQNLTSTQRKIFQCDKYVKVFYKHSNSNRHKIKHIGRKIFKHIECGKAIDQSLTLTTHKKSYTRDKPYKCKECSKTFNCSSCLTIHKILHTGEKPFKCEECGKSLKDSSYLSTHKRVHTGEKPYKCEECGKRFKHSSYLTTHKRIHTGVKPYKCEECGKAFTNSSNLAAHKIIHTEKKPYKCEECGKAFKKSFYLSTHKRIHTREKPYRCEECGKDFPCSSNLSAHKRIHTGEKPFKCEECGKNFTHNSTLFTHKRIHTGEKPYKCEECGKAFQKSSYLTKHKKIHTGEKPYIYEEFGKPFTYSSPLSTHKIIHTGLKPYKCEECGKAFKHSSYLTTHKRIHTGEKPYKCEECGKAFTNSSNFASHKIIHTEKKPYKCEECGKAFKKSFYLTTHKRIHTGEKPYRCEDCGKDFPCSSNLSAHKRIHTGEKPFKCEECGKNFTHYSTLFTHKRIHTGEKPYKCEECGKAFQKSSYLTKHKKIHTGEKPYRCEECGKAFKQASHLTRHKKIHIREKCNTCEECGKIFKHSSYLTTHKKIHTGESPYRCEEFDKPFTYSSPISTHKIIHTGEKPYKCEECGKAFKKSFYLTTHKRIHTGEKPYRCEECGKDFPCSSNLSAHKRIHTGEKPFKCKECGKNFTHYSTLFIHQRIHTGEKPYKCEECGKAFQKSSYLTKHKKIHTGEKPYRCEECGKAFNQASHLTRHKKIHIRNATNVKNVAKPLSTTLTFLHIRKFILEETPTDVKNVAKPLHIPQPFLHIR, from the exons ATGCAGGTGTTGTCTTTGCTCTGTGTCTCCTGCTCCTGGAGATCCAGCCACTGTGACCTGCAG ggaCCATTGGAATTTAGGGATGTCGCCGTAGAATTCTCTCGGGAGGAGTGGCATTGCCTGGACGCTGCACAGCGGAATCTGTATAGGGATGTGGTGTtggagaactacagaaacctcGTCTTCCTTG gtaTTGTGGTTTCTAAGCCAGACCTCATCACCTGTCTGCAGCAAGGAGAAAAACCTTTGACTGTTAAGAGACATGAGATGATTGCCACACCCCCAG ttacatattttcattttgcccAAGACCTTTGGCCAGAGTGGAGCATAAAAGATTCTTTCCAAGAAATGATACTGAGAAGATATGAAAAATGTGGACATCACAATTTACAGTTAAATACCAGCTGTGAATGTGTAGGTGAGTGTCATGTGGACAAAGCAGGTTATAATGGACTTAACCAAAATTTGACAAGTacccagagaaaaatatttcaatgtgaTAAATATGTGAAAGTCTTTTATAAGCATTCAAATTCCAACAGACATAAGATAAAACacattggaagaaaaattttcaaacatatagaaTGTGGCAAAGCTATTGACCAGTCTTTAACCCTTACTACACATAAGAAAAGTTACACTAGAGAtaaaccctacaaatgtaaagaGTGTAGCAAAACCTTCAACTGCTCCTCATGCCTTACCATACATAAGAtacttcatactggagagaaacccttcaaatgtgaagaatgtgggaaaAGCCTTAAGGACTCTTCTTACCTTAGTACACATAAGagagttcatactggagagaaaccctacaaatgtgaagaatgtgggaaaAGGTTTAAGCACTCCTCTTACCTCACTacacataagagaattcatactggagtgaaaccctacaaatgtgaagaatgtggcaaagcctttacgAATTCCTCAAACCTTGCTgcacataaaataattcatactgaaaagaaaccctacaaatgtgaagaatgtggaaaagcctttaaGAAGTCATTTTACCTTAGTACACATAAAAGAATTCATACTCGAGAGAAACCCTAtagatgtgaagaatgtggcaaagacTTTCCATGCTCCTCAAACCTTTCTgcacataagagaattcatactggggaaaaacccttcaaatgtgaagaatgtggcaaaaacTTTACACACAATTCAACCCTTTTTacacataagagaattcataccggagaaaaaccctacaaatgtgaagaatgtggaaaagcctttcaGAAGTCCTCTTACCttactaaacacaaaaaaattcatactggagagaaaccatacATATATGAAGAATTTGGCAAACCCTTTACATATTCCTCACCCCTTTCTAcgcataagataattcatactggattgaaaccctacaaatgtgaagaatgtggcaaagcgtTTAAGCACTCCTCTTACCTTACTacacataagagaattcatactggagagaaaccctacaaatgcgaagaatgtggcaaagcctttacgAATTCCTCAAACTTTGCTtcacataagataattcatactgaaAAGAagccctacaaatgtgaagaatgtggaaaagcctttaaGAAGTCATTTTACCTTACCACACAtaaaagaattcatactggagagaaaccctatagaTGTGAAGACTGTGGCAAAGATTTTCCATGCTCCTCAAACCTTTCTgcacataagagaattcatactggggaaaaacccttcaaatgtgaagaatgtggcaaaaacTTTACACACTACTCAACCCTTTTTacacataagagaattcataccggagaaaaaccctacaaatgtgaagaatgtggaaaagcctttcaGAAGTCCTCTTAccttactaaacataaaaaaattcatactggagagaaaccatacAGATGTGAAGAATGTGGAAAAGCTTTCAAGCAGGCCTCACACCTTACTAGacataagaaaatacatattagaGAGAAATGcaatacatgtgaagaatgtgggaaaATCTTTAAGCACTCCTCTTACCTTActacacataagaaaattcatactggagagagcCCCTACAGATGTGAAGAATTTGACAAACCCTTTACATATTCCTCACCCATTTCTActcataagataattcatactggagagaaaccctacaaatgtgaagaatgtggcaaagcctttaagaAGTCATTTTACCTTACTACACATAAAAGAATTCATACCGGAGAGAAACCCTAtagatgtgaagaatgtggcaaagacTTTCCATGCTCCTCAAACCTTTCTgcacataagagaattcatacaggggaaaaacccttcaaatgtaaagaatgtggcaaaaaCTTTACACACTACTCAACCCTTTTTatacatcagagaattcataccggagaaaaaccctacaaatgtgaagaatgtggaaaagcctttcaGAAATCCTCTTACCTtactaaacataagaaaattcatactggagaaaaaccctaCAGATGTGAAGAATGTGGAAAAGCTTTCAACCAGGCCTCACACCTTACTAGacataagaaaatacatattagaAATGcaacaaatgtgaagaatgtggcaaagcctttaagcACTACTCTTACCTTTCTACACATAAGAAAATTTATACTAGAGGAAACCCCTAcagatgtgaagaatgtggcaaagcctttacaTATTCCTCAACCCTTTCTACACATAcgataa